The region GTTCGGCAACTGCGCTGCCATGCGTCCCCTGACTGGTCTGGCTCCCACAGATGTACGTGACTCTCGTGTTCCGCGTGAAGGGCTCCCGCCTGGTCAAACCGTCGCTCTGCCTGGCCCTGCTGTGCCCCGCTTTCCTGGTGGGCGTGGTCCGCGTGGCCGAGTACCGCAACCACTGGTCCGACGTGCTGGCGGGTTTCCTGACGGGCGCTGCCATCGCAACTTTTCTGGTGAGCCACCTTGCCATCCATTCCAGTGTGGGAGACCCTCTATCAGCTCTCTGACCCAAGAAGCCGGACCACACGATACTGAAGGGTGTGgactctgtgtgaccttgggcaagtcccttaccCTGCCTGGAtgttctcctctgtgaaatgggatgacAGAACCAGGAGCAGGGTAAGTAGAGTGAGGTCCTTGCTCTGAGTGCAGAATTTAAAGGGCCACCAAGAcactcagtaatcaagataagtAATGTTTTAATGAGatatctttaaaaaccaaaattaatgcaaaaacaCATGATGTCTAAAATAGCAAAAACTTAAAAGACAGGATCAGATCCTGCCTTTGCACCACTCGGCTTTACTGGCCTCACCCTAGTCATGGCGCTGcggaataaataataatagtacctcccTCTAAGTAAGGTGGaaagaatggtgcctggcacataaatgtACTGGAAAAATGTTAACTGAatacctgagcctcagtttccttatctgaaaaatggggatggtaTTTATGCCCTTTCTACATTATTGGCTTCAGGCCTCAACATGCCCCTCTCACTCTGTCCCAGGTCACCTGTGTTGTACACAACTTCCAGAGCCGGCGGCCCTCTGGCCGAAGGCTCTCTCCCTGGGAGGACCTGGGCCAAGCCCCCACCATGGACAGCCCCCTCGAAAAGTTAAGTGTGGCCCAGGTAAGGGGGGCCGGGGTCTGCTCCCGGCTGGAgagggtggtgggtggagggggaCCAAGGAGGCAGGAAGTCAGGCAAGAGGTGGAGGTCTCCAGGCCATGGGGAGGTAGAGGGATTGCTCGTCTCTGTAGGCCTAGGTCCTGGGGGACAGTCACACAAAATAGAAGGGTGTGTTATGGTTATGTTGGGCCCTTCTAGTTGTCTTTTCCACTGGCTCTCTGCCTGATGAGCCCCTCGTGGCTGTGGCCAGCGGGGCCCAGGGGGCCGCTAgccccttccttctgcctctttGTCTCAGGAACCCGAAGCCTGCAGGCCGCATTCGACACCGGCACGGCTCACCCCATCCAGTGAGTGTCGAGGGAGTGGGGGGAAAACCGGGGGGACTTCCAGGTCACAGTCACTGCCACAGAGGTCTCGCCTATGCTCTCGTGGCCCCCTCCCAAGCTTTCTGATCCCCTGACCTCTGACCCTGACCCTCAGAGTCGCAGAACTGTGCCCGCCGTGGCCACCTGATCCCCAGCTGCGTGTCCTCCAGGGCTCCAGCCATGTGTTCGTCGCCCCGTGTGCCCCGTCCTCGATTGAGGTCTGAGCCGacgcccctgcccctgcccctgcccctgccagcaCCAACCCCCAGCCAgggcccctcaccctcctcccctgggcctgGGGGGCCGGGTGGGGGTGGCGGACGTGGTCGGAAGTTGCTGCTGCCCACGCCCCTGCTTCGGGACCTGTACACCCTTAGTGGACTCTATCCCTCCCCCTTCCACCGGGACAACTTCAGCCCTTACCTGTTTGCCAGCCGTGACCACCTGTTGTGAGGCCCCACCGCCCTCCCAGAATCTGCCAGGTCCCCGTTCCTTCCCTGccacacgtgtgtgtgcgtgtgccaTGTGAGTGCCAAAGCCCTCTGTGCACAAACCAGCCCGGCCTAGGCATTAGAGGCTGGCTGGGAGGACATTTGGGGAGGCCTCCTGCCTCTCTTGCCCTCTGGGATACCCAAGTGGGCATAACTGGGAGGTGGGCCCTTGCCCCTAGGATTGCTCTTTTAAGGGCCAAAACCTGACCCCATTGGCCATTGCTCAGCCAATGGGAGCCCCCGGTTCTAAAATTTCTACTTAAAAGGAGTTTACTCCAGCCAGTGGGAGCCTCCCCTCACGTCTTTGACACCTCAGGCAAGAGGGTAACTCCAGTTAGTGTTCAGCGTCTGAACAACCAATAGAAGTCCTTGGTTTTCAGAATTTCTAGGATGGGTGGGTATGATTCCAGTCAATGGGGGACCGCCAATGTCTAAGGATGagcaagggaggagagggagatggggtcATCCCTTGTCATTGGGTCCTCTCTCAGATTCCGGAGAGTCCAGCTAGAGCATGGGGGGCAGGCTCCCCCATGGCAGGGTCCTTGGGGCACCCCTTCCTCTCTCAGCCCCTCTGCCATGTGCAACCTCTGACTCAGTCCCTCCTAACTCCCAACTTATGCAGGGCTTGCCCCAGTTCAGAGGTTTTGGGGTTCAGGGTGCTGTGTCTCCCCTTGTCCATTCCCAGGTCACCCCAAACCCTCCTGTTTTTAGGGCTATGGGAAGGGACTTTCTTTTTGCCTTGGAATCTGCCCTTGTTCTTTCCACTGCCCCCCATCCCCGGCCCCAGCCTCCTGCAGATGTGCCATCATGGGGGGGCATGAGTGGAGCAGAGAGggctcccctgccccaggcagcCAAAGGCAGTGGGCAGAGGAGACACTGcccccctttcctgccccctccTTATCTTTAATAAAGACCTGTTTGTAACAGAAGTTTGGccacctgccttcctcctccctctggtgTCGGGGTGTGGAAGAATTTAATCATTGGTATGTAGGTAAGGTGAGACTGGGAGTGCGTTTATTGTCACAGTGTATCTGAGAGTGATTATGGAAAAGCAGTGTGGGGTCATTGAGCCAGCAACttggatttaaatcctggctcaGCATTTCCTGGTTGCATGACCTCAGGAAAGTTAACCTCTCTGTTCTATTGTTTCTTCAGTCCCACAAACTACATGTAAGGCACACAAACACATGGTGAGGGGCCTCACATGACTCCTCCAGACAGCTAGCCTGTTTCTGACTATGGCCAGGGTGCAGAAGACACAGGGAATAGGACGAGGGCACTAGGAACCTCCATGCCAACCCCCTGGCTGCACTGATAGGTGCAAGGGTTCTGATTAACATTGTGCTGAGACCCAACCCTCGAGGACCCAGTGGAAACCAGAAGGATAGGAAGGGCGTGGAGGCACAGACCTCCCCACAGCCCACTGTGGCTCTGAATGGCTTCAGACAGGCCATTCGGGGCATGGAGTCATTCAGGAACCAGCGAAGGGTTACCTGCTTCCCcgcccttcattcattcattcattcattcattcattcattcaaaacactATGGATCACCTattgtgtgccaggtgctgtgtaGTAGGCACAGGGGCTGTAGCAGTGAACAGGTCGGACACAAATTTCTGCCTCAGGGAGCTAACATTCTACTATGTGAGAGACAGCAACAAGATAAATAAGCTAGATACAGAGTCACAATGCCAAATTCCAAAAAGGTCTGAAAACCAAAATTTTTTCATAACCCATTTGTGGCAAAACCTGGCCTTTACTGACATAAGGTTattataccttttatttattgaaCTTGATGTGAATATTCTTATGTTTCATTGCAGATAAAAGAAAGTGTTTGATTTTGAGATATTATCCCAGGCCCCACTAGGGATGTTATGCAATACATAGTATTATAccatagtactttaaaaaaatctgaaaagttcTGAATTCCAAACTCTAGGATCAAGGGTTTAGGTCAGGGTTTGGGATCTCTGATATATTAGATATTGATAAGTGATAGGAGAAAATTCAAGCTAGAGAAGACAATGGGACAACTTTGGGATGGGGACACAGTTTGCAATTTAAAGAGGcatgaaggaaggaggagagagccaTGTAAATATGGCAGGGGGAAGGGACGttcaaggcagagggaagagcaagcacaaaagccctgaggtgggaacCAGCCCGCTGTGTTCAGGGAACAGTAAGgaggcctgtgtggctcaggtgagccagggaagaggcagatagagggagaggaCATGGCATAGGTGGTGGGGCTGATTGTGGGCCATGGGGAATGATATGGGAGCATGAGAGGGCTTAAGGCAGAGGAGGGATAGAATCACGGAGCCCCCTTCTTCACCAAACAGAGCTCCTATTTCCAGGGATCGCACCCCTGAGAGCCATGTTTCCTTCT is a window of Zalophus californianus isolate mZalCal1 chromosome 1, mZalCal1.pri.v2, whole genome shotgun sequence DNA encoding:
- the PLPPR2 gene encoding phospholipid phosphatase-related protein type 2 isoform X1: MAGGRPQSKRSFSIIPCFVFVESVLLGIVVLLAYRLEFTDTFPVHTQGFFCYDSTYAKPYPGPEAASRVPPALIYALVTAGPTLTILLGELARAFFPAPPSAIPIIGESTIVSGACCRFSPPLRRLVRFLGVYSFGLFTTTIFANAGQVVTGNPTPHFLSVCRPNYTALGCPPPSPDRPGPDRFVTDQGACAGSPSLVAAARRAFPCKDAALCAYAVTYTAMYVTLVFRVKGSRLVKPSLCLALLCPAFLVGVVRVAEYRNHWSDVLAGFLTGAAIATFLVTCVVHNFQSRRPSGRRLSPWEDLGQAPTMDSPLEKLSVAQEPEACRPHSTPARLTPSKSQNCARRGHLIPSCVSSRAPAMCSSPRVPRPRLRSEPTPLPLPLPLPAPTPSQGPSPSSPGPGGPGGGGGRGRKLLLPTPLLRDLYTLSGLYPSPFHRDNFSPYLFASRDHLL